One genomic segment of Brevibacillus laterosporus LMG 15441 includes these proteins:
- a CDS encoding competence/damage-inducible protein A, translating into MKAEIIAVGTELLLGQIANTNAQFLSQKLAEVGINVYYHITVGDNYERMLQVIERAKSRSDLIIFTGGLGPTQDDLTKDVVADHLGHKLVTDEKAMANIRDFFERRGTDMTENNRKQALVIEGSTVFDNDHGMAPGMGITQEGVTYVLLPGPPSEMYPMMENYVMPFLASLGNEHQIFHSRVFRFFGIGESLLEAKLIDLIEEQSNPTIAPYAKEFEVTLRITARATSVEQAERLLRPVEEEIRNRVGEFIYAVGESPLHQVLYEQLLVKQETISFAESCTGGTVSQLLTSVPGASQVYRGGIVCYSNEIKHQWLDVPLEVLETEGAVSETTARLLAENIRQKMGTTYGVSVTGVAGPESSEGKPVGLVYIGIASEKQPTLVKKVQVAGQRRAIIGRVAKNALYYALQQLHCND; encoded by the coding sequence ATGAAAGCGGAAATAATCGCGGTTGGAACTGAGTTATTACTTGGACAAATTGCTAATACAAACGCGCAGTTTTTATCGCAAAAGCTAGCAGAAGTAGGAATCAATGTTTATTATCACATAACAGTTGGCGATAATTATGAACGAATGCTACAAGTGATAGAACGTGCGAAATCGCGTTCCGATCTCATCATTTTTACCGGGGGGTTGGGCCCTACGCAGGATGATTTGACCAAAGACGTAGTGGCCGACCATCTTGGTCACAAGCTAGTCACGGATGAAAAAGCAATGGCGAACATTCGTGATTTTTTTGAGAGACGCGGTACTGACATGACTGAAAATAATCGTAAGCAAGCCCTTGTAATTGAGGGATCGACAGTCTTTGATAATGATCACGGAATGGCACCAGGAATGGGGATTACCCAAGAGGGCGTTACATATGTCTTGTTGCCTGGTCCCCCAAGCGAAATGTATCCGATGATGGAAAATTATGTGATGCCGTTTTTGGCTTCTTTAGGAAATGAGCATCAAATCTTTCATTCTCGTGTCTTTCGCTTTTTTGGTATCGGAGAATCTCTGTTAGAGGCAAAGTTGATAGACTTAATTGAGGAGCAATCCAATCCGACAATTGCCCCCTATGCCAAGGAGTTTGAGGTGACGTTGCGCATTACGGCTCGCGCTACCTCTGTGGAGCAAGCAGAGAGATTGCTACGTCCTGTTGAAGAGGAGATTCGCAATCGTGTAGGTGAGTTTATATATGCAGTAGGGGAATCTCCGTTGCATCAGGTGCTTTATGAGCAGCTACTAGTAAAACAAGAGACGATTTCTTTTGCTGAAAGCTGTACAGGGGGCACTGTTTCACAACTGCTTACCTCGGTTCCCGGTGCGTCGCAGGTATATCGAGGAGGAATTGTTTGCTATTCCAATGAAATCAAGCATCAATGGCTGGATGTGCCTCTTGAAGTCTTAGAGACAGAAGGGGCTGTCAGTGAAACAACGGCTCGGCTTTTAGCTGAGAATATTCGCCAAAAGATGGGCACAACCTATGGCGTTTCTGTTACCGGTGTAGCAGGACCTGAGTCTTCCGAGGGAAAACCTGTGGGACTGGTCTATATCGGAATCGCCAGTGAGAAGCAGCCTACTTTGGTAAAAAAGGTGCAAGTTGCGGGACAGCGCAGAGCGATAATTGGGCGTGTTGCCAAGAATGCTCTATATTATGCGCTCCAGCAGCTTCACTGTAATGACTAA
- the pgsA gene encoding CDP-diacylglycerol--glycerol-3-phosphate 3-phosphatidyltransferase, protein MNLANRITLARIFLVPVVMFFLLVEYKFGTFTIGTLTMTYNELIAALVFILAASTDGLDGYIARKRKIVTNLGKFLDPLADKLLVSASLISLVEMQRIEAWVVIVIISREFAVTGLRMIAAAEGKVIAASAWGKIKTWVQIVAIAVLMMNNFPFEFVGIPFDKIAIWAMVLITLWSGYDYFSKNRNVIQYS, encoded by the coding sequence TTGAATCTTGCCAACCGCATCACGCTTGCCAGAATTTTTCTGGTCCCTGTCGTCATGTTTTTTCTACTAGTAGAATACAAATTTGGCACGTTTACCATCGGGACTCTAACTATGACGTACAATGAGCTGATAGCGGCTTTGGTATTCATCTTGGCAGCCAGCACAGATGGTCTAGATGGGTACATTGCCCGTAAGCGGAAGATTGTTACGAATTTGGGCAAATTTTTAGATCCACTGGCGGACAAATTGTTGGTATCGGCTTCGCTTATTTCTCTTGTTGAGATGCAACGAATCGAAGCGTGGGTCGTTATAGTAATTATTAGTCGGGAATTTGCAGTGACAGGTCTACGAATGATTGCAGCGGCGGAAGGAAAGGTTATTGCCGCAAGCGCGTGGGGAAAAATTAAGACATGGGTTCAAATCGTAGCGATTGCTGTCTTAATGATGAATAATTTCCCGTTTGAGTTTGTCGGCATACCTTTTGACAAAATCGCGATTTGGGCAATGGTCCTGATTACCCTTTGGTCGGGGTATGACTATTTTTCTAAGAATCGCAATGTCATTCAATATTCGTAA
- the rimO gene encoding 30S ribosomal protein S12 methylthiotransferase RimO — MTEKTTPREKVAIVTLGCEKNLVDSDMMAHLIDEKGYELVDNPDDATVVIVNTCGFIDAAKEESVNKILDMAELKESGKLKSLVVAGCLTQRYKEDLLHEIPEVDGIVGTGDFMSIINVIEDTLIGKRTSLIGNPVFNYEQVVKRKVKEGTYTTYTKIAEGCDNNCTFCSIPLMRGKFRSRSIESIVEEATYLATKGIVEISLIAQDSTNYGMDLYGKLMLPELLNRLSEVDGIEWVRLHYAYPGFFTDELIETFAKNPKVCKYIDMPLQHSEDAILKRMRRPGRQTDIRKLVAKIRAEVPDVALRTSLIVGFPGETEEDFLKLCDFVKDIKFDRLGVFTYSNEDDTPATRLPDQIDEDVKEKRANILMEIQREIANEKNGQYVGKVLDVLVERYEGRNNIYVGRTQYDAPEIDGEVFISNYQGELGKIVKVRITHSYDYDLAGEVI; from the coding sequence ATGACCGAAAAGACAACACCCCGTGAAAAGGTTGCCATAGTAACCTTGGGTTGTGAGAAGAATCTGGTCGATTCAGATATGATGGCACATCTGATCGATGAGAAGGGTTATGAGTTAGTTGATAATCCAGATGATGCAACTGTCGTTATCGTGAATACCTGTGGATTCATCGATGCTGCAAAAGAAGAGTCTGTGAACAAGATTTTAGACATGGCCGAGTTAAAAGAGAGCGGAAAATTAAAGTCGTTGGTAGTAGCTGGCTGTTTAACCCAACGCTATAAAGAAGATTTATTACATGAGATTCCTGAAGTGGATGGTATTGTTGGAACCGGCGATTTTATGTCAATTATTAACGTGATTGAAGACACGCTCATTGGTAAACGTACAAGCCTGATCGGCAATCCCGTGTTTAACTACGAGCAAGTGGTTAAACGTAAGGTAAAAGAAGGAACTTATACAACATATACAAAAATTGCAGAAGGCTGTGATAACAATTGCACATTCTGTAGTATCCCACTCATGCGCGGTAAATTTCGCAGTCGTTCAATTGAATCTATCGTAGAGGAAGCGACATATCTGGCAACGAAAGGCATTGTGGAAATTTCGCTAATCGCCCAGGATTCAACGAACTACGGTATGGATTTATACGGTAAGCTAATGCTACCTGAGCTATTGAACAGACTGTCTGAAGTAGACGGCATTGAGTGGGTTCGACTACACTATGCATACCCAGGGTTCTTTACAGATGAGTTAATTGAAACGTTTGCTAAAAACCCGAAAGTTTGTAAGTATATTGATATGCCTTTGCAACACTCAGAGGACGCCATTCTGAAACGGATGCGCCGTCCGGGACGTCAAACCGATATTCGTAAGCTTGTTGCTAAAATCCGCGCTGAAGTACCGGATGTAGCTTTGAGAACCTCTTTAATTGTTGGGTTCCCAGGGGAAACAGAAGAGGATTTCTTGAAGCTCTGTGATTTTGTGAAAGACATTAAGTTTGATCGTCTAGGTGTGTTTACGTATTCGAATGAAGACGATACTCCTGCGACACGCCTGCCTGATCAGATTGATGAGGATGTCAAAGAAAAACGCGCTAATATATTGATGGAAATTCAACGTGAGATTGCTAACGAGAAGAATGGTCAATACGTGGGTAAGGTATTGGATGTCCTAGTAGAGAGATACGAAGGTAGAAACAACATTTACGTAGGCCGTACCCAGTACGATGCTCCAGAAATCGATGGGGAAGTCTTTATTTCAAATTATCAAGGAGAACTAGGTAAGATTGTAAAGGTGAGAATTACCCACTCATACGATTATGATCTAGCTGGGGAGGTTATTTAG
- a CDS encoding helix-turn-helix domain-containing protein, whose product MSELGQVLKRAREEKGISLNDIQKMTKIQTRYLEAIERGDFHMLPGHFYARAFIKSYAEAVGLDPNQIVEHYQADLPSQPPQEEVERLQRRHVVQRRSPFQTGSWVAPTLLTLFIILVLGVAYMALVNRDSTPPTVQKPAEGIIDTTQGGGGTPTPNQTPGQGQVPTTPGTATPPATTTPPDVTMPDENLPETDGAGAAGTLTFESQQGKTYNYKVGNTDKISVTIKATHGACWVQVRDKDRGKKLFESTLQKGEEKTIEAQDTAFLHVGYSPAIEIIVNQVPITMSDIKAQTAKFNFTLQKDEVPAQ is encoded by the coding sequence GTGTCTGAGCTCGGCCAAGTATTGAAGAGAGCAAGAGAAGAAAAAGGAATCTCGCTCAATGATATACAAAAAATGACAAAAATCCAAACCAGATATTTAGAAGCGATTGAGCGGGGAGATTTTCACATGTTACCCGGCCACTTTTATGCAAGAGCTTTTATCAAAAGCTATGCGGAAGCGGTAGGATTGGATCCTAATCAGATCGTAGAGCATTACCAGGCCGACTTGCCATCCCAACCGCCACAAGAAGAGGTGGAACGATTACAAAGACGCCATGTGGTTCAAAGGCGATCACCTTTTCAAACCGGTAGCTGGGTAGCTCCTACTTTATTAACACTATTTATCATCTTAGTTCTTGGCGTTGCTTATATGGCACTAGTGAACCGGGATAGTACACCACCTACTGTGCAAAAGCCAGCTGAAGGTATCATTGATACCACACAAGGTGGAGGAGGGACTCCTACGCCGAATCAAACTCCGGGTCAAGGACAGGTTCCGACTACTCCTGGAACAGCTACACCGCCGGCAACGACAACTCCTCCAGATGTTACGATGCCTGATGAGAATTTACCTGAGACGGATGGGGCTGGGGCTGCGGGTACACTTACTTTTGAATCCCAGCAAGGAAAGACTTACAATTATAAGGTTGGTAATACGGATAAAATCTCAGTGACAATTAAAGCAACCCATGGTGCTTGCTGGGTACAGGTGCGAGATAAAGATCGAGGGAAAAAACTATTTGAATCTACTCTTCAAAAAGGCGAAGAAAAAACAATAGAGGCGCAAGATACTGCTTTTCTGCATGTAGGTTATTCGCCTGCTATTGAAATAATAGTTAACCAGGTTCCAATCACAATGAGTGATATTAAAGCGCAAACGGCTAAGTTTAATTTCACTTTGCAAAAAGACGAAGTGCCGGCACAATAA